Proteins encoded in a region of the Ziziphus jujuba cultivar Dongzao chromosome 3, ASM3175591v1 genome:
- the LOC107423171 gene encoding FRIGIDA-like protein 4a: protein MGSIPDPGELTELTPPSFEEFQKQTSLMTSCTLLWKELSDHFSYLEQNLLKKSEALKRKIQTLDSETKEGLRELEKREVTIGDSVGIALGKVEMSKEAALGALKKGLSSSANDNGEVDDGEGLLLKLKSFCLNMDAGEFWRFVTGKKKELDVLRAQMPLALAECVDPAKFVLEAISEVFPVDKRAEKSDKGNDLGWACVLVLESLIPVVVDPVIGKSRLLVTPSVKERAKDIADTWKASLEERGGIENVKTPDVHTFLQHLVTFGIVKKEDVDLYRKLVVGSAWRKQMPKLAVSLGLSDKMPDMIEELISKGQQLDAVHFTYEVGLVDKFPPVPLLKAFLKDAKKVAASILEDPNNVGRAAQLAGRKEQSALRAVIKCIEEYKLEAQFPPENLKKRLEQLEKVKTEKKRPATVPANKRTRANNGGPMPPAKAGRLANAYVSSFPAAPAFVRSPSHAQYPAPVPPYHSPPTMYGSRSPPANPYAYSPEAAPLAGSYPGAPMNYPAYGGYGNGMAPAYQQAYYR from the exons ATGGGGTCGATCCCCGATCCCGGCGAGTTGACTGAGTTGACTCCGCCGAGTTTCGAGGAGTTTCAGAAGCAGACGTCTCTGATGACAAGCTGTACTTTACTGTGGAAGGAGCTCTCGGACCATTTCTCTTACTTGGAGCAGAACCTCCTGAAGAAGTCTGAGGCACTAAAGCGCAAAATCCAAACCCTAGACAGCGAGACCAAGGAAGGTCTCAGGGAGCTCGAGAAGCGCGAGGTCACCATCGGAGACAGCGTCGGCATCGCTCTCGGCAAGGTCGAGATGAGCAAAGAGGCCGCACTCGGGGCCCTAAAAAAAGGCTTGTCCTCCTCCGCCAACGATAATGGAGAGGTCGACGACGGCGAGGGTTTGCTGCTGAAACTGAAATCGTTTTGCCTGAATATGGACGCCGGAGAGTTCTGGAGGTTCGTGACCGGAAAAAAGAAGGAATTGGATGTGCTGAGAGCTCAGATGCCTCTGGCCCTGGCGGAGTGCGTCGATCCGGCGAAGTTTGTACTGGAAGCGATATCGGAGGTTTTTCCGGTGGATAAGAGGGCGGAGAAAAGCGATAAAGGGAATGACTTGGGTTGGGCTTGTGTTTTGGTGCTGGAGTCCCTCATTCCGGTGGTGGTGGACCCGGTAATCGGAAAATCAAGGCTTTTGGTGACGCCGAGCGTGAAGGAACGCGCCAAGGACATCGCTGATACATGGAAGGCTAGCTTGGAAGAGAGAGGAGGTATCGAGAACGTGAAGACGCCGGATGTTCACACTTTTCTTCAGCATTTGGTGACCTTCGGTATTGTGAAGAAGGAGGACGTGGATTTGTACAGGAAGCTCGTGGTTGGTTCTGCATGGCGGAAGCAGATGCCCAAGCTCGCTGTTTCGCTTGGCCTCTCTGATAAAATGCCAG ACATGATTGAAGAATTAATCAGCAAGGGGCAGCAGCTTGATGCTGTACATTTCACTTATGAAGTTGGTCTTGTGGACAAGTTTCCTCCAGTACCCCTGCTGAAGGCTTTTCTGAAAGATGCTAAAAAGGTTGCAGCTTCCATTTTGGAGGACCCTAATAATGTTGGCCGAGCTGCT CAACTAGCTGGCCGTAAAGAGCAGTCAGCACTCCGTGCTGTCATCAAGTGCATAGAAGAGTACAAACTTGAGGCACAGTTCCCTCCAGAAAATCTCAAGAAGCGCCTTGAACAGCTAGAGAAGGTCAAGACAGAGAAGAAAAGGCCAGCTACAGTCCCTGCCAACAAACGAACACGAGCTAACAATGGCGGCCCCATGCCTCCTGCCAAGGCTGGCCGTTTGGCAAATGCATATGTATCTTCATTCCCCGCGGCTCCTGCATTCGTCAGGTCTCCTTCGCATGCTCAATACCCTGCTCCAGTTCCTCCATACCATTCACCACCCACCATGTATGGCAGCAGAAGCCCACCGGCCAATCCTTATGCATACTCACCTGAGGCGGCCCCCCTAGCTGGTTCATACCCAGGAGCTCCCATGAACTATCCTGCATATGGGGGTTATGGAAATGGCATGGCACCAGCTTATCAGCAGGCTTACTACCGATAG